From a single Callithrix jacchus isolate 240 chromosome 5, calJac240_pri, whole genome shotgun sequence genomic region:
- the GALK1 gene encoding galactokinase, whose protein sequence is MAALRQPQVAELLAEARRAFREEFGAEPKLAVSAPGRVNLIGEHTDYNQGLVLPMALELVTVLVGSPREDGLVSLLTTSADADEPQRLQFPLPTAQRSLEPGTPQWANYVKGVIQYYPAAPLPGFSAVLVSSVPLGGGLSSSASLEVAMYTFLQQLCPDSGTMAARAQVCQRAEHSFAGVPCGIMDQLISLMGQRGHALLIDCRSLETSLVPLSDPKLAVLITNSNVHHSLSSSEYHVRRRQCEEVARALGKESLREVQMEELEAARDLVSKEGFWRARHVVGEIRRTAQAAAALKRGDYRAFGRLMVESHRSLRDDYQVSCLELDQLVEAALAVPGVYGSRMTGGGFGGCTVTLLEASATPQAMQHIQEQYSGTATFYLSQAADGAKVLPL, encoded by the exons ATGGCTGCTTTGAGACAGCCCCAGGTCGCGGAGCTGCTGGCCGAGGCTCGGCGAGCCTTCCGGGAGGAGTTCGGGGCCGAGCCTAAGCTGGCGGTGTCGGCGCCGGGCCGCGTCAACCTCATCGGGGAGCACACGGACTACAACCAGGGCCTAGTGCTGCCTATG GCCCTGGAGCTCGTGACCGTGCTGGTGGGCAGCCCCCGTGAGGATGGGCTGGTGTCTCTCCTCACCACTTCTGCAGATGCTGATGAGCCCCAGCGGCTGCAGTTTCCGCTGCCCACAGCCCAGCGCTCTCTGGAGCCTGGGACCCCTCAGTGGGCCAACTATGTCAAGGGAGTGATTCAGTACTACCCAG CTGCCCCCCTCCCTGGCTTCAGTGCAGTGCTGGTCAGCTCAGTGCCCCTGGGGGGTGGCCTCTCCAGCTCAGCATCCTTGGAAGTGGCCATGTACACCTTTCTTCAGCAGCTCTGTCCAG ACTCAGGCACAATGGCTGCCCGCGCCCAGGTGTGTCAGCGGGCCGAGCACAGCTTCGCAGGGGTGCCCTGTGGCATCATGGACCAGCTCATCTCACTGATGGGGCAGAGAGGCCACGCGCTGCTCATTGACTGCAG GTCCTTGGAGACAAGCCTGGTGCCACTCTCAGACCCCAAGCTGGCCGTACTCATCACCAACTCCAATGTCCACCACTCCCTGAGCTCCAGCGAGTACCATGTGCGGCGGCGACAGTGTGAGGAAGTGGCCCGGGCGCTGGGCAAGGAAAGCCTCCGGGAGGTGCAGATGGAAGAGCTGGAGG CTGCTAGGGACCTGGTGAGCAAGGAGGGCTTCTGGCGGGCCCGGCATGTGGTGGGGGAGATTCGGCGCACGGCCCAGGCAGCAGCCGCCCTGAAGCGTGGAGACTACAGAGCCTTCGGCCGCCTCATGGTGGAGAGCCACCGCTCCCTCAG AGACGACTACCAGgtgagctgcctggagctggaCCAGCTGGTGGAGGCCGCGCTCGCTGTGCCTGGGGTTTATGGCAGCCGCATGACGGGTGGTGGCTTCGGTGGCTGCACAGTGACACTGCTGGAGGCCTCAGCCACTCCCCAAGCCATGCAGCACATCCAG GAGCAGTACAGTGGAACCGCCACCTTCTACCTCTCTCAAGCGGCCGATGGAGCCAAGGTGCTGCCCTTGTGA